A genome region from Schlesneria paludicola DSM 18645 includes the following:
- the aceE gene encoding pyruvate dehydrogenase (acetyl-transferring), homodimeric type has translation MASVLQAAPASRRAEVATTTPAAASSEELSDVQVPVIDPQEMDEWLESVDDFLHRYGPEALGQMLTRLYSRAQGLSVPVVPSMTTPYVNTIPPEAEPEFPGDRDIEKRLRSIIRWNAMAMVVRAYRTGTGVGGHISTFASSATLVETGFNHFFHSRTKDHTGDMIYFQGHSSPGMYSRAFVEGRLTEKNLENFRRELPRGQGLSSYPHPWLMPDFWQFPTVSMGLGPICSLYHARFLRYLQHRNLIDTSKSRVWAFLGDGEVDEPESLGAITLAAREKLDNVTWVINCNLQRLDGPVRGNGKIIQELEGVFRGAGWNVIKVVWGSDWQPLFDADDTGLLVKTLGEVVDGQFQKYSVETGEFIRNDFFGRDPELLKLVEDMTDDQLRNLRRGGHDPIKVYAAYKAATDHKGAPTVVLAHTVKGFGMGEAGEGKNTAHQTKDMGEQALIQFRDRFNLPLTDEQAKAAIFYRPPADSPEMKYLHDHRKKLGGYLPVRVPTTEKLTVPSAAHLIEEAATSSKARSTTTVLSETIKALIRDKNLGTRVVPIIPDEAQTFGMEALFSQFGIYSSKGQLYTPVDAGTAKAYKESQTGQILMEGINEAGAMSSFVAAGTAYANVGLSMIPFYIYYSMFGFQRVGDLIWLAGDSRCKGFLCGGTSGRTTLNGEGLQHEDGHSQLMAGTVPNLIAYDPAFGYELCVIVQDGLRRMFVEGEDVFYYLSIYNENYVMPSMPAGAEEGIIKGIHPLDPSVSASTRAKRPQLLGSGPILQCVIQAQKLLAEKFGVTADVWSVTSYNELKREAQSVARWNRLHPDKKPKTSYIEQVLGGQKAPIISSSDNVQLVAEQIRPYLSCQYVVCGTDGFGRSESREALRRHFEIDAESVAYTTLVALSKDGQFDAKKLPQALKDLGLDPEKIDPAFA, from the coding sequence ATGGCAAGTGTACTTCAAGCAGCTCCCGCAAGTCGGCGAGCGGAAGTCGCAACGACGACTCCTGCCGCGGCTTCTTCCGAAGAATTGTCCGACGTTCAGGTCCCCGTCATTGATCCACAGGAAATGGATGAATGGCTTGAATCCGTCGACGATTTCCTTCATCGCTATGGCCCAGAAGCGCTCGGCCAAATGCTGACGCGGTTGTATTCGCGCGCGCAGGGACTGTCGGTCCCTGTCGTACCGTCGATGACGACACCTTACGTCAATACGATTCCCCCCGAAGCCGAGCCAGAATTCCCCGGTGATCGCGACATTGAAAAGCGTTTGCGGAGCATTATTCGCTGGAACGCGATGGCAATGGTCGTGCGTGCCTATCGTACCGGCACAGGTGTCGGCGGCCATATTTCGACCTTCGCGTCGTCGGCAACGCTTGTGGAAACCGGGTTCAACCACTTCTTCCATTCCCGGACCAAAGATCACACGGGCGATATGATCTACTTCCAGGGGCATTCGTCACCAGGGATGTATTCTCGCGCGTTTGTTGAAGGTCGCCTGACCGAAAAGAATCTAGAAAACTTCCGGCGCGAGCTGCCTCGCGGCCAAGGATTGTCGTCATATCCTCACCCGTGGCTGATGCCTGATTTCTGGCAATTCCCCACGGTTTCGATGGGGTTGGGGCCAATCTGCTCGTTGTATCATGCGAGATTCTTGCGGTACCTGCAGCATCGAAATCTGATCGACACATCGAAGTCGCGCGTCTGGGCCTTCTTGGGAGATGGTGAAGTCGACGAGCCTGAATCGCTGGGCGCGATCACACTGGCCGCCCGCGAGAAGCTGGACAATGTGACCTGGGTCATCAACTGCAACCTGCAACGGCTCGACGGTCCCGTGCGTGGTAACGGAAAGATCATCCAAGAGCTGGAAGGTGTTTTCCGCGGTGCGGGATGGAACGTCATCAAGGTTGTCTGGGGCAGCGATTGGCAGCCCCTCTTCGACGCAGATGACACGGGTTTGCTGGTCAAAACTTTGGGCGAGGTCGTTGACGGCCAGTTCCAGAAGTACAGCGTCGAAACCGGTGAATTCATTCGCAACGACTTCTTCGGACGCGATCCCGAACTGCTGAAGCTCGTGGAAGACATGACCGACGATCAGCTCCGCAATTTGCGCCGGGGTGGCCACGATCCAATCAAGGTCTATGCAGCCTACAAAGCAGCGACCGACCACAAGGGGGCTCCGACCGTTGTCCTGGCGCACACGGTCAAGGGCTTTGGGATGGGCGAAGCGGGTGAAGGCAAGAACACCGCTCACCAGACGAAAGATATGGGCGAGCAGGCTCTGATCCAATTCCGCGATCGATTCAATCTACCGCTGACCGACGAGCAGGCGAAAGCGGCGATCTTCTATCGTCCGCCGGCTGACAGTCCAGAAATGAAGTACCTGCATGATCACCGGAAGAAACTCGGCGGATACTTGCCGGTCCGTGTTCCAACCACCGAAAAGTTGACGGTTCCTTCGGCAGCGCATTTGATCGAAGAAGCCGCCACATCTTCCAAGGCACGGTCAACAACAACGGTGCTGTCGGAAACGATCAAGGCATTGATTCGTGACAAGAACCTCGGGACACGAGTTGTTCCGATCATTCCTGACGAAGCACAAACGTTCGGCATGGAAGCGCTGTTCTCTCAATTCGGGATCTACTCGAGCAAGGGCCAGCTTTATACGCCGGTCGATGCAGGAACCGCGAAGGCATACAAGGAATCTCAAACCGGTCAGATCCTGATGGAAGGGATCAACGAAGCGGGGGCGATGTCCTCGTTCGTGGCGGCGGGGACGGCCTACGCCAACGTCGGTCTTTCGATGATTCCATTCTACATCTATTACTCGATGTTCGGTTTCCAACGCGTTGGCGATTTGATCTGGCTGGCAGGCGATTCCCGTTGCAAAGGCTTCCTGTGCGGCGGTACCTCCGGCCGAACAACGCTGAACGGCGAAGGACTGCAGCACGAAGACGGCCATAGTCAGTTGATGGCGGGGACTGTTCCAAACCTGATCGCCTACGATCCGGCGTTTGGCTACGAACTGTGTGTCATCGTCCAGGATGGCTTGCGACGGATGTTTGTCGAAGGGGAAGACGTCTTCTACTACCTTTCGATCTACAACGAAAACTACGTCATGCCGTCAATGCCTGCCGGTGCCGAAGAGGGGATCATTAAGGGGATCCATCCTCTTGATCCATCGGTTTCAGCCAGCACGCGAGCCAAGCGGCCCCAATTGCTTGGCAGCGGGCCAATTCTGCAGTGTGTCATCCAGGCCCAGAAGCTGCTTGCCGAAAAGTTCGGTGTGACGGCCGATGTTTGGAGCGTCACCAGCTACAACGAACTGAAGCGTGAAGCCCAATCGGTCGCTCGTTGGAATCGTCTGCATCCCGACAAGAAGCCGAAAACCAGCTACATCGAACAGGTCCTGGGCGGTCAGAAGGCCCCGATCATTTCGTCGAGTGACAACGTGCAACTGGTGGCCGAGCAGATTCGTCCTTATCTTTCCTGCCAATATGTGGTCTGCGGAACCGATGGATTCGGTCGCAGCGAATCTCGCGAGGCACTCCGTCGTCACTTCGAAATCGATGCTGAGTCGGTCGCCTATACCACGCTGGTCGCACTGAGCAAAGACGGCCAGTTCGACGCCAAAAAGTTGCCTCAAGCATTGAAAGACCTGGGTCTCGATCCCGAAAAGATTGACCCTGCTTTCGCATGA
- a CDS encoding ComF family protein, with protein MNLRLRILRDGPRLAARVVSKGYLAALDFVYPPSCLLCAGEMPEGEHFVCGECRLVLRPPLTNECDRCGAPVGAYANLEKGCGQCRHEVFSFDGVIRLGTYDGALRKACLRAKSSSGAGLTRGLARALFREKEQAFHRQSIDAVIPVPEHWTRRAFHAHYAAETFSRELARQLQSPWAHRVLIKRHRTAKQATSPTPVRRRQQQGTFGVRTGSDLKGKTILLVDDILTTGSTASAATRTLKQAGAKQVVVAVIAVSPLRK; from the coding sequence ATGAATCTTCGACTTCGAATCCTTCGTGATGGCCCGAGGCTGGCGGCACGGGTGGTTTCAAAAGGTTACTTGGCAGCTTTGGACTTCGTGTATCCTCCCTCGTGCCTCCTCTGCGCTGGCGAGATGCCGGAGGGGGAGCATTTTGTGTGTGGCGAGTGCCGACTTGTCCTGAGGCCACCACTGACGAACGAATGCGATCGTTGCGGTGCACCCGTCGGCGCGTATGCAAATCTTGAAAAAGGGTGCGGTCAGTGTCGACATGAGGTGTTTTCCTTCGATGGCGTCATTCGGCTGGGCACTTATGACGGGGCGCTACGAAAGGCTTGTCTACGAGCGAAGTCCTCCAGCGGTGCTGGGCTCACCCGTGGTCTGGCGCGTGCGCTGTTTCGCGAGAAAGAGCAGGCGTTCCACAGGCAGTCGATTGACGCCGTGATTCCTGTTCCAGAACACTGGACACGTCGAGCGTTTCACGCCCACTACGCGGCCGAAACCTTTTCTCGGGAACTGGCGCGACAGCTTCAGTCACCCTGGGCACATCGAGTGCTCATCAAGCGACATCGTACAGCCAAGCAAGCCACCAGTCCCACTCCAGTCCGCCGCCGCCAGCAGCAAGGCACTTTCGGCGTGCGGACTGGAAGCGACCTGAAAGGAAAAACAATTCTGCTTGTCGACGACATCCTGACGACAGGCTCGACCGCAAGCGCCGCCACCAGAACATTGAAACAGGCCGGAGCGAAACAGGTTGTCGTGGCCGTGATTGCGGTAAGCCCACTTCGGAAATAA
- a CDS encoding HD domain-containing protein, with translation MVRDFVNESLSHDPVHGYIPFIARSGLPRGETAEQDVIDHPWVQRMRQIHQLQTAWWVFPSAEHMRFQHVLGAMHLASVAIEHWYESLCDSCRNVPSRPYVESLLRMAALLHDVGHGPFGHFFDDHYLDQFGITHEDIGGAVIEKELADVLRGIRRNPNGKLQPLEELDPQQISWLIRRPKPGSASEEGHPDWLRKLRGMFSGIYTVDNMDFVLRDAYMSGYNTKAFDLNRILHYSFFTPAGLTIHARGLPTLINFIETRANLFRTIYFHRTVRAVDLALEELFPETMRRLFQGNPLEKLDDYRKFTETTFMVDVQRWGDSDDPELRDLGQRWRQIICRQVHWKMACEKTLNFHSGSAERTTIFSEPDLVLSRVRKRLPPELKEIELKIDVARHYHRPSSRLPASGQNFLLDPAVGSPQELSDDDLFRALPISFCVFRIYSQDHRHDAVLNSALNAILGEATDAKSNM, from the coding sequence ATGGTTCGCGATTTCGTCAATGAAAGTCTGTCACACGATCCCGTACACGGATACATCCCATTCATTGCCCGATCCGGTTTGCCTCGCGGGGAAACGGCCGAACAGGATGTGATCGATCATCCCTGGGTGCAGCGGATGCGACAGATTCACCAGTTGCAGACAGCGTGGTGGGTGTTTCCTTCGGCAGAGCACATGCGATTTCAACATGTGCTGGGGGCCATGCATTTGGCCTCAGTGGCGATTGAGCACTGGTATGAGTCGCTGTGCGATTCCTGCCGAAACGTTCCGTCTCGGCCGTATGTCGAGAGCCTCTTGCGGATGGCGGCTCTGCTGCATGATGTTGGGCACGGCCCATTTGGGCATTTCTTCGATGATCACTACCTGGATCAGTTCGGTATTACGCACGAAGACATCGGCGGGGCGGTCATCGAAAAAGAGCTTGCGGACGTGCTGCGAGGCATTCGCCGTAATCCAAATGGCAAGCTACAGCCCCTGGAAGAACTCGATCCGCAGCAAATCTCCTGGCTAATCCGTCGCCCCAAACCGGGGAGTGCCTCAGAAGAAGGGCACCCCGACTGGCTACGCAAATTGCGTGGCATGTTCAGCGGAATCTACACGGTCGACAATATGGACTTCGTCCTGCGCGATGCCTATATGTCGGGCTACAACACGAAGGCGTTCGATCTCAACCGAATTCTCCACTATTCGTTTTTCACGCCGGCGGGGCTGACAATTCATGCCCGCGGCCTGCCCACTCTGATTAATTTCATCGAAACGCGGGCCAATCTGTTCCGGACGATCTACTTCCATCGAACGGTGCGTGCAGTCGACCTGGCCCTGGAGGAACTCTTTCCGGAAACTATGCGTCGCTTGTTCCAGGGGAACCCGCTGGAAAAACTGGACGACTACCGCAAATTTACGGAAACGACGTTCATGGTCGACGTCCAGCGATGGGGCGACAGCGACGATCCGGAACTGCGTGACCTGGGCCAGCGTTGGCGGCAGATTATTTGTCGCCAGGTCCATTGGAAGATGGCCTGCGAGAAAACACTGAATTTCCATTCGGGGTCCGCCGAACGAACAACCATTTTTTCCGAACCCGATCTGGTGCTCAGTCGCGTTCGTAAGCGACTTCCGCCTGAACTGAAAGAGATCGAACTCAAGATCGACGTGGCGCGTCACTATCACCGCCCCAGCAGTCGACTTCCCGCCAGCGGACAGAACTTTTTGCTCGACCCGGCCGTGGGATCGCCGCAAGAATTGTCAGACGACGATTTGTTCCGTGCCCTCCCGATCAGTTTCTGCGTGTTCCGCATTTACTCCCAGGATCATCGCCACGACGCCGTCTTGAATTCGGCCTTGAATGCGATTCTCGGGGAGGCGACCGACGCAAAATCGAATATGTAG